A single region of the Halobacterium wangiae genome encodes:
- a CDS encoding NADPH-dependent FMN reductase yields the protein MVDTTVVGVCGSLRDASVSRIALRRALDAAADRGAETDLVDLRNLDLPLYDPDHDEPGDAAELTRRVRAADAVVLATPMYHGSYSSPLKTALDYCGFDEFEGKTVGLLAVAGGSFPITALEHLRSVLRALDAWVLPYQAAVPNASSRVSNGEFTDEKLEDRVAQLGDRVVQYANIEPDPHSFESEQNVGGD from the coding sequence ATGGTAGACACCACCGTCGTCGGCGTCTGTGGCAGTCTCCGCGACGCCAGCGTCTCCCGTATCGCGCTCCGGCGGGCGCTCGACGCCGCCGCCGACCGCGGCGCCGAGACCGACCTCGTCGACCTCAGGAACCTCGACCTCCCTCTGTACGACCCCGACCACGACGAACCCGGCGACGCCGCGGAACTCACGCGGCGGGTGCGGGCTGCCGACGCCGTCGTGCTCGCCACGCCGATGTACCACGGGAGCTACTCCTCGCCGCTGAAGACCGCCCTCGACTACTGCGGGTTCGACGAGTTCGAGGGGAAGACCGTCGGTCTGCTCGCGGTGGCCGGCGGGAGTTTCCCCATCACTGCGCTCGAACACCTGCGGTCCGTGCTCCGCGCACTCGACGCCTGGGTGCTCCCCTATCAGGCTGCGGTGCCGAACGCCTCCTCCCGCGTCTCGAACGGCGAGTTCACCGACGAGAAACTCGAAGACCGCGTGGCACAGCTCGGCGACCGCGTCGTACAGTACGCCAACATCGAGCCGGACCCCCACTCCTTCGAGAGCGAACAGAACGTCGGCGGCGACTGA
- a CDS encoding universal stress protein: MYDNVLLTTDGSDAATAAVPNAIDLAEKYDALLHVLYVADTTEYSTVTFEDDVVDPLEQEGKRIVDGIVEQADERDVEAVGVVMQGGVYETVLQYVDEQAVDVVVMGTHGRRGLGRALLGSVTERVVRTADVPVLTVRAVDEE; the protein is encoded by the coding sequence ATGTACGACAACGTCCTCCTGACGACGGACGGGAGCGACGCGGCGACCGCCGCGGTTCCCAACGCGATCGACCTCGCCGAGAAGTACGACGCACTGCTCCACGTGCTGTACGTCGCGGACACGACGGAGTACAGCACGGTGACTTTCGAGGACGACGTGGTCGACCCGCTCGAACAGGAGGGCAAACGCATCGTCGACGGCATCGTCGAGCAGGCCGACGAACGCGACGTCGAGGCCGTCGGCGTCGTGATGCAGGGCGGCGTCTACGAGACGGTCCTGCAGTACGTCGACGAACAGGCCGTCGACGTCGTCGTGATGGGGACCCACGGTCGCCGCGGTCTCGGGCGGGCGCTCCTCGGCAGCGTCACCGAGCGCGTCGTCCGGACCGCAGACGTCCCCGTGCTGACGGTACGAGCAGTGGACGAGGAGTGA
- a CDS encoding sodium:calcium antiporter: MTELLVPLLLAVVATAVVWRGSGHFEQAAQRLSRHYGLPVAAHGAIVVAVGSSFPELSSVAISTVIHGEFSLGVGAIVGSAIFNLLVIPALSAIYSEELESTRDIVHKDAQFYVISVLVLFIVFALGATYVPGGTNEAAILTPTLAVLPLATYGIYVFLHQQDASEHDAPDVVDVRPAREWAVLAVALLVIALGVEGLVRAALDFGRIFDTPSFLWGLTVLAAATSLPDAFVSVRAAREGDSVTSLTNVLGSNTFNLLVAIPVGVLLAGTATINFLAAIPTMGFLAFATLVFIVFTRTSLELSDPEAYGLLVLYAVFLLWMTLESVGVIETVQGI; the protein is encoded by the coding sequence ATGACCGAACTTCTCGTCCCGCTCCTCCTGGCGGTTGTCGCGACGGCCGTCGTCTGGCGGGGGAGCGGTCACTTCGAGCAGGCCGCCCAGCGACTCAGCAGGCACTACGGCCTTCCGGTCGCCGCCCACGGCGCCATCGTCGTCGCGGTCGGGTCGAGTTTCCCTGAGCTCAGCTCGGTGGCGATCAGCACCGTGATCCACGGCGAGTTCTCGCTGGGCGTCGGCGCCATTGTCGGGAGCGCCATCTTCAACCTGCTCGTCATCCCGGCGCTGTCGGCCATCTACAGCGAGGAACTCGAGTCGACCCGGGACATCGTGCACAAGGACGCCCAGTTCTACGTCATCAGCGTCCTCGTGTTGTTCATCGTGTTCGCGCTCGGCGCGACGTACGTCCCGGGCGGGACCAACGAGGCCGCGATCCTGACGCCGACGCTGGCCGTCCTCCCGCTGGCCACCTACGGCATCTACGTCTTCCTCCACCAGCAGGACGCCAGCGAACACGACGCCCCCGACGTCGTCGACGTCCGCCCCGCCAGGGAGTGGGCGGTGCTCGCGGTCGCGCTCCTCGTCATCGCGCTCGGCGTCGAGGGACTCGTCAGGGCCGCGCTGGACTTCGGGCGCATCTTCGACACGCCGAGTTTCCTCTGGGGGTTGACCGTCCTCGCCGCCGCGACGAGTCTCCCCGACGCGTTCGTCAGCGTCCGCGCCGCCCGGGAGGGCGACAGCGTCACCAGCCTCACGAACGTCCTCGGGAGCAACACGTTCAACCTCCTGGTCGCCATCCCCGTCGGTGTCCTCCTCGCGGGGACCGCGACCATCAACTTCCTCGCGGCGATCCCCACGATGGGGTTCCTCGCGTTCGCGACGCTCGTGTTCATCGTGTTCACACGCACCAGCCTCGAACTCAGCGACCCGGAGGCGTACGGTCTGCTCGTCCTCTACGCGGTGTTCCTCCTCTGGATGACCCTCGAGTCGGTCGGCGTCATCGAGACCGTCCAGGGCATCTAG
- a CDS encoding universal stress protein, translating into MGSHGRSNLGRQLLGSVASAVLRTVSVPVLVVKRSP; encoded by the coding sequence ATGGGGTCGCACGGACGGTCGAATCTGGGGCGCCAGCTCCTCGGGAGCGTCGCCTCGGCCGTCCTCCGGACCGTCTCCGTTCCGGTCCTGGTCGTGAAACGGTCTCCGTGA
- a CDS encoding universal stress protein yields the protein MYDRILLSVDGSDEARHAARRGLELARRFDATVHALHVVEQNALALTRSASEKTRLRERGEAVLADVEELAADVGHPVTTELAEGKPAVRIGTYAAEQDADLVVVGRQGMTGVGRRILGGVTEQVLHRSEIPVFVVPGADAGTDETYSRVLLPTDGSENAARETPHGVAIARQYGSELHVLNVVDLQAAGGLFNAGGLEPEFVERLQARGREAVDGVAAEIEQSAPDVPVTKAVERTTSHRGAAAGVREYVETNDVDLVVMGSHGRSNLGRQLLGSVASAVLRTVSVPVLVVKRSP from the coding sequence ATGTACGACCGCATCCTCCTCTCCGTCGACGGAAGCGACGAAGCCAGGCACGCGGCGAGGCGCGGCCTCGAACTCGCCCGACGCTTCGACGCGACCGTCCACGCGCTCCACGTCGTCGAACAGAACGCGCTCGCCCTCACGCGGTCGGCCAGCGAGAAGACGAGGCTGCGAGAGCGCGGGGAGGCAGTCCTCGCTGACGTCGAGGAACTGGCAGCGGACGTCGGCCACCCGGTCACCACGGAACTGGCCGAGGGGAAGCCCGCAGTCCGCATCGGTACGTACGCCGCAGAACAGGACGCCGACCTCGTCGTCGTCGGGCGGCAGGGGATGACGGGGGTAGGTCGGCGGATCCTGGGCGGCGTGACCGAGCAGGTCCTCCACCGGAGCGAGATCCCCGTGTTCGTCGTGCCCGGGGCGGACGCCGGTACCGACGAGACGTACTCGCGAGTCCTTCTGCCGACCGACGGGAGCGAGAACGCCGCCAGGGAGACGCCACACGGCGTCGCGATCGCACGGCAGTACGGCTCGGAGCTCCACGTGCTGAACGTCGTGGACCTCCAGGCTGCGGGCGGCCTGTTCAACGCTGGGGGGCTCGAACCGGAATTCGTCGAGCGACTGCAAGCGAGAGGTCGGGAGGCCGTCGACGGGGTCGCGGCCGAGATCGAGCAGTCGGCCCCGGACGTGCCGGTGACGAAAGCCGTCGAACGGACGACGTCCCACCGGGGCGCCGCGGCCGGCGTCCGCGAGTACGTCGAGACGAACGACGTCGACCTCGTCGTGATGGGGTCGCACGGACGGTCGAATCTGGGGCGCCAGCTCCTCGGGAGCGTCGCCTCGGCCGTCCTCCGGACCGTCTCCGTTCCGGTCCTGGTCGTGAAACGGTCTCCGTGA
- a CDS encoding helix-turn-helix domain-containing protein, translating to MSLYETSFRVRHECPYREISERYPDLTIREWYLSDCQVIEITSAESPTEALLDEIDRIGTVLHESIDDTGVHVVTQSCLCSLEDSIIERFEEYNCLYQPPTIHRQGWEHYTVIAFDEADVRALLRNLEDDRDIELLSKTAITEQQIPHSMLAPVDQLFEDVTERQLAALGLALESGYYEQPRRTSLRDLAEQTAVARSTYEEHLRKAENKLLTNAGQFLRLMTATESGDPLGVTQSRSTGQSAD from the coding sequence ATGAGCCTCTACGAAACCTCGTTCCGCGTCCGGCACGAGTGTCCCTACCGGGAGATATCGGAGCGCTACCCGGACCTCACCATCCGCGAGTGGTACCTGAGCGACTGCCAGGTGATCGAGATCACGTCCGCCGAGTCGCCGACCGAGGCGTTGCTCGACGAGATCGACCGGATCGGGACGGTCCTCCACGAGTCTATCGACGACACCGGCGTCCACGTCGTCACGCAGTCGTGTCTCTGCTCACTCGAGGACTCCATCATCGAGCGCTTCGAGGAGTACAACTGCCTCTACCAGCCTCCGACCATCCACCGCCAGGGCTGGGAACACTACACGGTCATCGCCTTCGACGAAGCGGACGTCCGTGCGCTCCTCCGGAACCTGGAAGACGACCGGGACATCGAGTTGCTCTCGAAGACGGCGATCACGGAACAACAGATCCCCCACAGCATGCTCGCACCGGTCGACCAGCTGTTCGAGGACGTGACCGAACGACAGTTGGCGGCACTCGGCCTCGCACTCGAGAGCGGGTACTACGAGCAGCCGCGGCGGACGTCGCTCCGCGACCTGGCCGAACAGACCGCCGTCGCTCGCTCGACGTACGAGGAGCACCTGCGGAAGGCGGAGAACAAACTCCTCACGAACGCAGGCCAGTTCCTGCGATTGATGACGGCGACGGAGTCGGGGGACCCCCTGGGCGTGACGCAGTCGCGGTCGACCGGGCAGTCCGCCGACTGA
- a CDS encoding MBL fold metallo-hydrolase yields MSEIDPETLAERVQTDGDDLLVLDIRHESEYDDWHVPGSVNVDVYDELVDDPDAATDELVDLPEDREIVTVCTAGVVSKTATDLLQDLGYDAETLVDGLNGWSRVHRHAAVPANLDGSLVQISRPGKGCLSHLLVSDGDAVVFDPSHYVEEYEAIVDDYDTELVGVFDTHAHADHVSGATDLAERHDVPYYLHPADALALDATPVEDGQTVSVGHLDVTVVHTPGHSEGSVSIDVDGVALLTGDTLFHESVGRVELGVEAGIEDADVEGNAATLYESLERLQDRSDDAVVLPAHDPGSPEPPVTATLGTVRERNADLGRDREEFVRELASDVPDHPPNFERVKRTNVGEESVPVDELADLELGPNNCAAE; encoded by the coding sequence ATGTCGGAGATCGACCCAGAGACTCTCGCTGAACGAGTACAGACCGACGGCGACGACCTGCTCGTCCTGGACATCCGTCACGAGTCGGAGTACGACGACTGGCACGTCCCGGGCAGCGTCAACGTCGACGTGTACGACGAACTGGTCGACGACCCCGACGCGGCGACGGACGAACTCGTCGACCTCCCCGAGGACCGGGAGATCGTCACCGTCTGCACCGCCGGCGTCGTCTCCAAGACGGCGACGGACCTCCTCCAGGACCTCGGCTACGACGCCGAGACGCTCGTCGACGGACTGAACGGCTGGAGTCGCGTCCACCGTCACGCGGCGGTCCCGGCGAACCTCGACGGCTCACTCGTCCAGATCTCTCGGCCGGGAAAGGGCTGCCTCTCTCACCTCCTCGTTTCCGACGGAGACGCCGTCGTGTTCGACCCGTCGCACTACGTCGAAGAGTACGAGGCGATCGTCGACGACTACGACACGGAACTCGTCGGGGTCTTCGACACGCACGCACACGCCGACCACGTCTCTGGCGCTACCGACCTCGCCGAGCGTCACGACGTCCCGTACTACCTCCACCCGGCGGACGCGCTCGCTCTCGACGCGACTCCGGTCGAGGACGGACAGACCGTGTCGGTCGGCCATCTCGACGTCACGGTCGTTCACACGCCTGGACACAGCGAGGGAAGCGTCTCGATCGACGTCGACGGCGTGGCACTGCTCACGGGCGACACGCTCTTCCACGAGAGCGTGGGGCGCGTCGAACTCGGCGTCGAGGCAGGTATCGAGGACGCCGACGTCGAGGGGAACGCCGCCACGCTGTACGAGAGCCTCGAGCGGTTGCAAGACCGGTCGGACGACGCAGTTGTGCTACCCGCGCACGACCCCGGCTCACCCGAACCACCGGTGACCGCGACCCTCGGAACCGTCCGCGAACGGAACGCAGACCTCGGTCGCGACCGCGAGGAGTTCGTCCGGGAACTCGCGTCCGACGTCCCGGACCACCCGCCGAACTTCGAGCGCGTCAAGCGGACGAACGTCGGGGAGGAGTCGGTTCCCGTCGACGAACTGGCCGACCTCGAACTGGGGCCCAACAACTGTGCAGCGGAGTAA
- a CDS encoding MFS transporter, translating into MSTPTELEQGIREHLGQFSLHVLLVFATGLTIGSERAVVPVLGRDVLGVESLLVIGSFVVSFGIVKSILNLYAGKWGEEYGRKPVLVLGWLTALPLPVILIFAPSWGWITVGNVLLGVNQALTWSMAINAKIDLASPDQRGLAVGIDEAFGYTGVAAGAWVTGLIAGQWSLRPEPFYFLAVVVVLALLVSIFLIEETVQYARAEGDDDHHDANLPFDEVLKRATYGDRTLFAAAQAGHVENFVDTLFWIAVPLYLTSHGLGIAAVAVVIGVHSAMYFLQIATGGLADRIGRRPPVVAGMFLAGAGVLGMVLVDGYLQWAVLAAVSGLGMALLYPNLMTVPSDAAHPSWRSAGMGVYRMWRDAGYAVGAVLIGLSMEFVNAEAAFYVTGGLMFLSGAVVYLWMEETHPEFGTHEPPAPAVDVTDASPTDD; encoded by the coding sequence ATGAGCACGCCAACCGAACTCGAACAGGGAATCCGCGAGCACCTCGGACAGTTCTCGCTGCACGTCCTCCTAGTGTTCGCGACTGGGCTGACTATCGGGTCCGAGCGAGCAGTCGTGCCCGTCCTGGGGCGCGACGTCCTCGGCGTCGAGTCGCTGCTGGTCATCGGCTCGTTCGTCGTCTCGTTCGGCATCGTGAAGTCGATCCTCAACCTCTACGCCGGGAAGTGGGGCGAGGAGTACGGCCGGAAGCCAGTGCTCGTCCTCGGGTGGCTGACGGCGCTCCCGCTCCCGGTCATCCTCATTTTCGCGCCCAGCTGGGGCTGGATCACGGTCGGGAACGTCCTGCTCGGTGTCAACCAGGCGCTCACCTGGAGCATGGCGATCAACGCCAAGATCGACCTCGCGAGCCCCGACCAGCGCGGGCTCGCGGTCGGCATCGACGAGGCGTTCGGCTACACAGGCGTCGCCGCGGGCGCCTGGGTCACGGGCCTCATCGCCGGCCAGTGGAGTCTCCGGCCGGAGCCGTTCTACTTCCTCGCCGTCGTCGTCGTGCTGGCGTTGCTCGTCTCGATATTCCTCATCGAGGAGACGGTCCAGTACGCGCGGGCCGAGGGGGACGACGACCACCACGACGCGAACCTCCCGTTCGACGAGGTGCTGAAGCGTGCGACCTACGGAGACAGGACGCTGTTCGCCGCGGCGCAGGCCGGCCACGTCGAGAACTTCGTGGACACACTGTTCTGGATCGCGGTGCCGCTGTACCTCACGAGCCATGGGCTCGGCATCGCCGCAGTCGCTGTCGTCATCGGCGTCCACAGTGCGATGTACTTCCTCCAGATAGCGACCGGCGGCCTCGCGGACCGCATCGGTCGCCGTCCACCCGTCGTCGCCGGGATGTTCCTCGCGGGCGCAGGCGTCCTCGGAATGGTGCTCGTCGACGGCTACCTCCAGTGGGCCGTCCTGGCCGCCGTCTCCGGGCTGGGGATGGCGTTGCTGTACCCGAACCTGATGACGGTTCCGAGCGACGCGGCACACCCGTCGTGGCGGTCGGCCGGCATGGGCGTCTACCGGATGTGGCGGGACGCCGGCTACGCCGTCGGCGCCGTCCTCATCGGGCTCTCGATGGAGTTCGTGAACGCCGAAGCGGCCTTCTACGTGACGGGGGGACTGATGTTCCTCTCCGGTGCGGTCGTCTACCTCTGGATGGAGGAGACCCATCCGGAGTTCGGGACCCACGAACCGCCGGCGCCGGCGGTGGACGTGACGGATGCGTCCCCGACGGACGACTGA
- a CDS encoding A/G-specific adenine glycosylase, translated as MTDGEGEWALPEDVDAVRDALVSWYETDHREFPWRETTDPYEILVSEVMSQQTQLSRVEEAWAAFLERWPTTADLAAADRADVVGFWSANSLGYNNRATYLHEAAQQVEDDYGGEFPDTPDELAELMGVGPYTANAVASFAFDNGDAVVDTNVKRVLYRAFDVPDDDAVFEDAANELMPEGESRVWNNAIMELGGVACGKTPKCNAAACPWREWCLAYASGDFSAPDVPQQSTFEGSRRQKRGRVVGALREHGDLELDELGPRVRVDYTPDGDGGREWLRELLADLEADGLVAVAESDDGTTARLRK; from the coding sequence ATGACCGACGGTGAGGGCGAGTGGGCGCTCCCGGAGGACGTCGACGCCGTGCGCGACGCGCTCGTCTCGTGGTACGAGACCGACCACCGCGAGTTCCCGTGGCGGGAGACGACCGACCCCTACGAGATTCTGGTCTCGGAGGTGATGAGCCAGCAGACCCAGCTCTCCCGCGTCGAGGAGGCGTGGGCGGCGTTCCTCGAACGGTGGCCGACCACCGCCGACCTGGCGGCCGCCGACCGCGCCGACGTCGTGGGGTTCTGGTCGGCGAACAGTCTCGGCTACAACAACCGCGCGACGTACCTGCACGAGGCCGCCCAGCAGGTCGAAGACGACTACGGCGGCGAGTTCCCGGACACCCCCGACGAACTCGCCGAACTGATGGGCGTCGGACCGTACACGGCCAACGCCGTCGCGTCGTTCGCGTTCGACAACGGGGACGCCGTCGTGGACACGAACGTCAAGCGCGTGCTCTACCGCGCCTTCGACGTCCCCGACGACGACGCGGTGTTCGAGGACGCCGCGAACGAACTCATGCCCGAGGGGGAGTCCCGGGTCTGGAACAACGCCATCATGGAACTCGGCGGGGTGGCCTGCGGGAAGACCCCGAAGTGCAACGCCGCCGCCTGTCCGTGGCGCGAGTGGTGTTTGGCGTACGCCTCGGGGGACTTCTCGGCGCCCGACGTCCCCCAGCAGTCGACGTTCGAGGGGAGCCGTCGGCAGAAGCGCGGTCGCGTCGTCGGTGCGCTTCGCGAGCACGGCGACCTCGAACTCGACGAACTCGGCCCCCGGGTGCGCGTCGACTACACGCCCGACGGCGACGGCGGCCGGGAGTGGCTCAGAGAACTGCTCGCGGACCTGGAGGCCGACGGACTGGTCGCGGTGGCCGAGTCGGACGACGGGACGACGGCGCGACTCCGAAAGTAG
- a CDS encoding DUF6612 family protein, producing the protein MQRRPLATLCVAALLVTAGCAGLTGDDGGASDAEQLRDDATAAMEDVDTYRMEMVMNITANGRTVSMSQDGVFDHEARKARLDMSVYGTEAVAYMDGDTMYVKANGGWQTQDLSEQRPWESGNGITQQRNVLESGDVSVEGTETVDGVETTVLAVDPDEGELKELLAQQQSQGFEGITIEDATYRLYVADDTDLPRKMEMTMNMSADGQSAEAEMTAYFSAYGEPVNVTVPEQATAGAVVFASPSVAA; encoded by the coding sequence ATGCAGCGACGACCACTCGCCACACTGTGCGTCGCCGCCCTCCTCGTCACCGCCGGCTGTGCCGGGCTCACTGGGGACGACGGTGGCGCGAGCGACGCCGAACAGCTGAGGGACGACGCGACGGCCGCGATGGAGGACGTCGACACGTACCGCATGGAGATGGTGATGAACATCACGGCGAACGGCCGGACGGTATCGATGTCCCAGGACGGCGTCTTCGACCACGAGGCTCGGAAGGCCCGCCTGGACATGTCGGTCTACGGGACCGAGGCGGTCGCCTACATGGACGGCGACACGATGTACGTGAAGGCCAACGGTGGCTGGCAGACCCAGGACCTCTCCGAGCAGCGCCCCTGGGAGTCCGGCAACGGCATCACCCAGCAGCGGAACGTCCTCGAGTCCGGCGACGTCTCCGTCGAGGGGACGGAGACCGTCGACGGCGTCGAGACGACCGTCCTCGCCGTCGACCCCGACGAGGGCGAGCTGAAGGAGCTGCTCGCCCAGCAGCAGAGCCAGGGCTTCGAGGGCATCACCATCGAGGACGCGACGTACAGGCTCTACGTCGCCGACGACACCGACCTCCCGCGGAAGATGGAGATGACCATGAACATGTCCGCGGACGGGCAGTCCGCCGAGGCGGAGATGACCGCGTACTTCTCGGCGTACGGCGAGCCCGTGAACGTCACCGTCCCCGAGCAGGCGACCGCTGGCGCCGTCGTCTTCGCGTCACCGAGCGTCGCGGCGTGA
- a CDS encoding plastocyanin/azurin family copper-binding protein, whose product MRQRTRRDVLRATGAVGLTAAVAGCLGSGDSEDVEALDAPDGTEVVEVGPDGNNSYAPDSLTVAPGTPVRFVWLSGGHNLAVTGQPADAEWAGHDPLESRGFSHEHTFQVPGRYEYVCTPHQEFGMRGVVVVEAEE is encoded by the coding sequence ATGCGACAGCGAACGCGACGAGACGTGTTGCGCGCGACCGGCGCCGTCGGGCTGACGGCCGCCGTCGCTGGCTGCCTCGGGAGTGGGGACAGCGAGGACGTCGAGGCCCTCGACGCCCCCGACGGGACGGAGGTCGTGGAGGTCGGGCCCGACGGCAACAACAGCTACGCGCCGGACTCGCTGACCGTCGCGCCCGGGACGCCCGTCCGCTTCGTCTGGCTCTCCGGCGGCCACAACCTCGCGGTCACCGGCCAGCCCGCCGACGCCGAGTGGGCGGGACACGACCCGCTGGAGAGCCGCGGGTTCTCCCACGAGCACACGTTCCAGGTGCCGGGTCGCTACGAGTACGTCTGTACGCCCCACCAGGAGTTCGGGATGCGCGGCGTGGTCGTCGTCGAAGCGGAGGAATAG
- a CDS encoding aspartate aminotransferase family protein: MDRDTAEPSVRSLPGEKAERWVNYHHEHAAPSTYVYEFVWDITEEADGPFCTDVDGNVLMDFTSHVAAAPFGYNNPKITERLEEFDLVDPLKIAGQDFYASGGWPPEDPEFDTSTQLLHRLTDITEQYDLDTVFLSNTGAEAVENAIKICYAQGGHRAFTFDGAFHGRTLGALSLNRSKTVHRRGYPEIGGVVSAPYCSCRGDCDCGWKTNGPGGNVIADKLHPQRGVIDPEEVAYVIVEPQQGEGGYRVPNESFVDDIVDIQQTYDIPVVADEIQAGLGRTGELWGVDHTSLEPDVITSGKGLRVGATVANEDLFPSETGRLSSTWGAGDIVAAAQGVATIDAITSDGVLDNVRARGRQVKEVLADDAPDFVTDVRGNGLMLGVEFDTKERRDAVVKACLERGLLLLGCGYQTVRLLPPLDVTEREIDVAMDVFLDSLTDREVRLAGSSKVNTENVT, encoded by the coding sequence ATGGACCGGGACACTGCAGAGCCAAGCGTCCGAAGCCTGCCTGGAGAGAAGGCCGAGCGGTGGGTGAACTACCACCACGAACACGCCGCCCCGAGCACGTACGTCTACGAGTTCGTCTGGGACATCACCGAGGAGGCCGACGGCCCGTTCTGCACCGACGTGGACGGCAACGTCCTGATGGACTTCACGAGCCACGTCGCGGCCGCGCCGTTCGGCTACAACAACCCGAAGATCACGGAGCGCCTCGAGGAGTTCGACCTGGTCGACCCGCTGAAGATCGCGGGCCAGGACTTCTACGCGAGCGGCGGCTGGCCGCCCGAGGACCCCGAGTTCGACACCTCGACGCAGTTGCTCCACCGCCTCACCGACATCACCGAACAGTACGACCTCGACACCGTCTTCCTCTCGAACACGGGCGCGGAGGCCGTCGAGAACGCCATCAAGATCTGCTACGCGCAGGGCGGCCACCGCGCGTTCACGTTCGACGGCGCGTTCCACGGGCGCACGCTCGGCGCGCTCTCGCTGAACCGCTCGAAGACCGTCCACCGGAGGGGCTACCCGGAGATCGGTGGCGTCGTCTCCGCTCCCTACTGTTCCTGCCGGGGCGACTGCGACTGCGGCTGGAAGACCAACGGCCCGGGCGGCAACGTCATCGCGGACAAACTCCACCCGCAGCGCGGCGTCATCGACCCCGAGGAGGTCGCCTACGTCATCGTGGAACCCCAGCAGGGAGAGGGTGGCTACCGCGTCCCCAACGAGTCGTTCGTCGACGACATCGTCGACATCCAGCAGACCTACGACATCCCCGTCGTCGCCGACGAGATCCAGGCCGGACTCGGCCGCACGGGCGAACTGTGGGGCGTCGACCACACCTCCCTCGAACCGGACGTCATCACGTCCGGGAAGGGCCTCCGCGTCGGCGCGACGGTCGCCAACGAGGACCTCTTCCCGTCGGAGACCGGACGGCTCTCCTCGACGTGGGGCGCCGGCGACATCGTCGCGGCCGCACAGGGCGTCGCGACCATTGACGCCATCACGAGTGACGGCGTCCTCGACAACGTCCGAGCGCGTGGCCGCCAGGTGAAGGAGGTACTCGCCGACGACGCACCCGACTTCGTCACCGACGTCCGGGGCAACGGCCTCATGCTCGGCGTCGAGTTCGACACGAAGGAGCGCCGGGACGCCGTCGTGAAGGCGTGCCTGGAGCGCGGACTGCTCCTGCTCGGCTGTGGCTACCAGACCGTGCGGCTGCTCCCGCCACTGGACGTGACCGAGCGCGAGATCGACGTCGCGATGGACGTGTTCCTCGACTCGCTCACCGACCGCGAGGTCCGCCTCGCCGGCTCCTCGAAGGTCAACACCGAGAACGTCACCTGA